A region from the Cannabis sativa cultivar Pink pepper isolate KNU-18-1 chromosome 9, ASM2916894v1, whole genome shotgun sequence genome encodes:
- the LOC133031411 gene encoding uncharacterized protein LOC133031411, whose amino-acid sequence MRSSDEEENERIKEAQMQDPKLVKTRDRVLAGKASDFSVLETRMLQFRNRVCVPMDDGIKREIMDESHTTPYSVHPGLTKMYQDLKEMFWWQSMKNDIAEEIVRRYGFSKSIVSDRDLNFTSRFWESMKNDIADYVAKCLTCQRIKAKHKRPARLLEPLNIPEWIWEDIPMDFVVGLDRTTRQFDCVWVIVERLTKSAPFLLVRTNFSIDQFAELYVREIVRRYGVSKSIVSDRDPNFTSRFLESLH is encoded by the exons CGAATCAAAGAAGCGCAAATGCAAGATCCAAAGTTGGTAAAAACTCGAGATAGGGTTTTGGCTGGGAAAGCTAGTGATTTTTCAGTGTTAGAGACGAGAATGTTGCAATTCAGGAATCGTGTTTGTGTACCTATGGATGATGGTATTAAAAGAGAGATTATGGATGAGTCTCATACGACTCCTTactcagttcatccagggttaacaaagatgtatcaagacctaAAAGAAATGTTTTGGTGGCAaagcatgaagaatgacattgCTGA agaaattgttcgtcgtTATGGTTTCTCAAAGTCTattgtttcggatagagatctgaatttcacatcaagattctgggaaA gcatgaagaatgacattgCTGATTATGTTGCTAAGTGTCTTACCTGCCAGCGAATAAAGGCTAAACATAAGAGGCCTGCACGGTTATTGGAGCCATTGAACATACCAGAGTGGATATGGGAAGATATtcctatggacttcgtggtaggtttGGATAGAACAACGAGACAGTTTGACtgtgtgtgggtcatagtggaaaGGTTAACAAAGTCAGCGCCCTTCCTACTTGTTCGGACGAATTTTTCCATCGACCAGTttgctgagttatatgtcagagaaattgttcgtcgtTATGGTGTCTCAAAGTCTattgtttcggatagagatccgaattttacatcaagattctTGGAGAGTCTACATTGA